From the Malus domestica chromosome 17, GDT2T_hap1 genome, one window contains:
- the LOC103424634 gene encoding nardilysin-like isoform X2, whose translation MPTDDRFKVVKEDMKRRLKNTNMKPPSHSSYLRLQVICQIFYDADEKLHVLDELSISDLKSFIPELCSQLYIECLCHGNLLRGQSNYPVKYIQIELRHKDCIVKLSKKQGLSKSD comes from the exons ATGCCAACAGATGATCGTTTTAAG GTCGTTAAAGAAGATATGAAGCGAAGGTTAAAGAACACCAATATGAAGCCTCCGAGTCACTCATCATACTTAAGACTACAAGTTATCTGTCAAATTTTTTATGATGCAGATGAGAAGTTGCATGTTTTGGATGAATTGTCTATTTCTGATTTGAAGTCATTCATTCCCGAGCTTTGTTCCCAG CTATACATTGAATGCCTTTGCCATGGAAATTTGTTAAGAGGACAAAGCAATTACCCTGTCAAATATATTCAAATCGAATTGAGGCATAAAGA CTGTATTGTCAAGTTGAGCAAGAAACAGGGATTGAGTAAATCCGATTGA
- the LOC103424634 gene encoding nardilysin-like isoform X1, translating into MSPPAMVKMEDAKFCLMEVVKEDMKRRLKNTNMKPPSHSSYLRLQVICQIFYDADEKLHVLDELSISDLKSFIPELCSQLYIECLCHGNLLRGQSNYPVKYIQIELRHKDCIVKLSKKQGLSKSD; encoded by the exons ATGAGTCCACCTGCTATGGTGAAGATGGAAGATGCTAAATTTTGCTTGATGGAG GTCGTTAAAGAAGATATGAAGCGAAGGTTAAAGAACACCAATATGAAGCCTCCGAGTCACTCATCATACTTAAGACTACAAGTTATCTGTCAAATTTTTTATGATGCAGATGAGAAGTTGCATGTTTTGGATGAATTGTCTATTTCTGATTTGAAGTCATTCATTCCCGAGCTTTGTTCCCAG CTATACATTGAATGCCTTTGCCATGGAAATTTGTTAAGAGGACAAAGCAATTACCCTGTCAAATATATTCAAATCGAATTGAGGCATAAAGA CTGTATTGTCAAGTTGAGCAAGAAACAGGGATTGAGTAAATCCGATTGA